One genomic segment of Mycobacteriales bacterium includes these proteins:
- a CDS encoding aldo/keto reductase — MTPLATRQLGRTGYDISVVGAGSWAIGGAEWKYNWGAQDDATSVRALRHAVALGVNWIDTAAVYGRGHAEEMVGRAIAGVPEEERPYLFTKCGLRWSDSDVFGDPVRCLRPDSIRQECDASLRRLGVERIDLYQFHWPDGTGVPVEDSWAEMGRLIEQGKVRAGAVSNFDVDLLERCEKIHHVDSLQPPFSLIDRRAGAELAPWCAENGTGLICYSPLQAGLLTDTFSAERLALMDSRDWRRWHIDFTHFAPPALQANLALRDRLRPIAARHDATVAAVAVAWVLSWPGVTGAIVGPRSPDQVDGWIGAADFALTDDDLDEIEVALVDLGVGAGPTRPPKAS, encoded by the coding sequence ATGACACCGCTCGCCACACGACAGCTCGGCCGGACGGGGTACGACATCAGCGTCGTCGGCGCCGGGAGCTGGGCGATCGGGGGCGCCGAGTGGAAGTACAACTGGGGCGCGCAGGACGACGCCACGTCGGTGCGCGCGCTGCGCCACGCGGTGGCGCTCGGCGTCAACTGGATCGACACCGCGGCGGTCTACGGCCGCGGGCATGCCGAGGAGATGGTCGGGCGCGCGATCGCGGGCGTGCCCGAAGAGGAGCGGCCGTACCTGTTCACCAAGTGCGGCCTGCGCTGGTCCGACTCGGACGTGTTCGGTGACCCGGTGCGCTGCCTGCGCCCGGACTCGATCCGCCAGGAGTGCGACGCCTCGCTCCGGCGCCTTGGCGTCGAGCGGATCGACCTCTACCAGTTCCACTGGCCGGACGGCACCGGCGTGCCGGTCGAGGACTCCTGGGCGGAGATGGGCCGGCTGATCGAGCAGGGCAAGGTCAGGGCCGGCGCTGTGTCCAACTTCGACGTGGACCTGCTCGAGCGCTGCGAGAAGATCCACCACGTCGACTCGCTGCAGCCGCCGTTCTCGCTGATCGACCGGCGCGCGGGGGCCGAGCTCGCGCCCTGGTGTGCCGAGAACGGCACCGGGCTCATCTGCTACAGCCCGCTGCAGGCCGGCCTCCTGACCGACACCTTCTCCGCCGAGCGACTGGCGCTGATGGACAGCCGGGACTGGCGGCGCTGGCACATCGACTTCACGCATTTCGCGCCGCCGGCGCTGCAGGCGAACCTGGCACTGCGCGACCGCCTGCGCCCCATCGCCGCGCGCCACGACGCCACGGTCGCGGCTGTCGCCGTCGCGTGGGTGCTCAGCTGGCCGGGTGTGACCGGCGCGATCGTCGGCCCGCGCTCGCCCGACCAGGTGGACGGCTGGATCGGCGCCGCCGACTTCGCCCTGACCGACGACGACCTCGACGAGATCGAGGTTGCGCTCGTCGATCTCGGCGTCGGCGCCGGGCCGACGAGACCGCCGAAGGCGAGCTGA